The proteins below come from a single Maylandia zebra isolate NMK-2024a linkage group LG23, Mzebra_GT3a, whole genome shotgun sequence genomic window:
- the prrc2c gene encoding protein PRRC2C isoform X1, with translation MSEKSGQSTKAKDGKTKYATLSLFNTYKGKSLETQKTAVAARHGLQSLGKVAVSRRMPPPANLPSLKAENKGNDPNVNIVPKDGSGWASRTEAGEERQQETPPPQNKPAVVQPQDLSVGGSRSWANSKQTQLDGSPRVSSHFHQEFPSLQAAGEVKDGQEEEPYGPGPSLRPQNVGSWREGGGRNLNTAPSPPEMENRAVEEGSTAPGTSTPPVEADEPGRNTTTDGQREKKDPRERLPPSGPPQPKVNGGQQPPAGVPTHFDPAFRSMMPPYMFHAYPQMSFGAGQGNFRYPVPQDGAKAPRSARPQQPPPQSWLQDPDRPSIISATELKELDNLDTDADEGWAGAQMEVDYTEKLNFSDDEENQAAKDKGENWEWLGKVDRMRARPTDGQEGWKEGSEDRGGSKASWAESVDPRAPSPGSMGQYNKSAATQDFQAGSRSGGGGAQRGGKAQAAGAPGAEEDSEAWRQKRKKSSEISEAVERARRRREEEERRMEEQRLAACAEKLKRLNEKHRQANEGKPSPAQTTNDEAGAPREEASLSTPPVSSPAPSVPISQSQATVMQTSLPERGERDRAEPNAEEEVHLPRQPTPPVQRPVALAPEQPQGEGETSLAEVGPIMDENQTDRTSVPIRDYFNMEDNRVDEPHMSLPHKETPAGDEVPIAQSPLEGEAAAAMRPSVISGYSKQFQKSLPPRFLRQQEQMKQQQWQQQQQQQSGGSVSPSSGGSVPAAQQQQQQQQQHRSMYQPIGPHHQHLASMGFDPRWLMMQSYMDPRMMSGRPPMDMPTNIHPGRMPPKQIVRREPGDNSSSSSDSFDHLTRPVRDHGLASDSRMVWGSDPYPQSEPLPSVTPPKGRDDNKEQRMDSGLDLDRGLPAIYPQDHGSLDSRKSNFFRDPSESLSAFTQGPEDLPGPLDRVPVGTGFDPEEPGLPSGEEVEALGQAMLQRNVSQGSSHSLKLEEPRFDGLPLGTKSLEIQEAGERTDDKPQNELYSQAAVTNNRATPPADGLHKQEKLPLPAPSKQKTELRWGGRSGAGRREGPGGDRPARRSGPIKKPVLRDMKEEREQREEREKRHERGERGDRPKKEQSSKAPSAAAVVSEDSRPHGEGKRETAEAEETPTAHQRARDSQPSSGAPTSSSQEEKVEKAPSNEKHPEPKLPSRKESNLPPRSYRREERERGREEREREREREKEMDKDREREWPADSNFKGRGRGEYYSRGRSYRGTYSGRGRGSRGRSRAEYPYREPRSRSDLPSAAGAAAFRNREESETRSESSDFEVIPKRRRRRGSDTDSESEGGRESASDTGPSDREPSTKPSRPLRRELPGEGRSVSHKPGFGPPHMGEKVGSRADDESRPKPGFLPKGEPSRRGRGGLYSRRGGARERGGPRSAPLRRPAPREPSSQWPSKPMETFRPEDAESTSRFDNPPTDRRPPKSEGKKFGEGGPQSSRERPRRSRPARPPRQDKPPRFRRLKEREAAVLASGESAPSPPVSLPSVPPAAAVPSTATAPIPLSPTLSRAPGTPLTVPAETAASMPTPDLPSPLEAPLPDTSSPTITAAGTKSPDLSNQNSSDQANEEWETASESSDFNERREREEKKGAVEPANGAATASAPAPAPPQGSLTPSKSSPDGGLTPKRDGAPGAKRSFSSQRPTERQNRRGNSGAKPGRSYTGGKGERRGGAKAGRKGPAAQNSETAALAPGGAAQRPAKEQPARRKDEAKQATKKPKENALSQFDLNNYASVVIIDDHPEVTTTEDPQSSANDDGFTEVVSRKQQKRLQDEEKRKKEEQTTQNWGKKGPGEKSRGSGGKLPPRFAKKQSSQQQQQQQQQAPQSQPPVAAAPQAQQQPSVPAAQHPHHASSQPAASPQTLEGTVAPLPSVPPAAADFTSKSLPPAPAQTHSTLGTELWENKVAGGTVLPDVKKLGPISPPQPPSVSAWNKPLTSFTGTVSSEGIKPGAEGSVELGIDSIQFGAPSSAGSTDSDGVPALLESGSENKLPAPKEQRQKQPRAGPIKTQKLPEMEPVETKEYKPGPIGKERSLKNRKAKDARGGEADGMEGGVPGGGASRAADSSPPTSDTTVPELGGDIEGMITVPSAEYNSNSKESVTDYTTPSSSLADSVPTAGNKMEESLVANVALPHSLPLPRRETLQQSSSLSTVSPATVDLTLKMESARKAWENSPSLEKSSPVTTSSSPITSCASSYSSFSSASMPQIPVASVTPSTSLSGSATYTTSSLSTKTTTASDPPNICKVKPQQLQGGSLSSSSNSSSSSSFSQLGCVPPLLPQQQQTPQVYVSQSAAGSAAQIPAFYMDTSHLFSTPHPRLAPPSLAQQQGFQPGLSQPTAVQQIPIPIYAPLQGQPQHQHTHQAQLGLSAGPPVSQPQDLFSSSLQPYRSQQAFMQSNLSQPSMMLSGPSLHSYPGVQAPELGKPQSNLAYQQPSSTQHIPILFEPQLNQPSGMGGSQLIDTHLLQTRQGMNQHSNMYSGQVQQHGQSSYYSNTQSPSSAMQQVTVPQLSLPNFGSGGGQPLLALPPTPPQTQPPNINRQPPVSQPYRGIMGPNHSMMQPPTSKMDMDMKLFGSGMDVKPGTPPVSGRSTTPTSSPYRASSTSPSSQSSKINSMLYQKQFQPSSAGMRMTQHFPGQFNPQLLSQPSIVSPLVRPPHANSFAGGVQRSPMGPPMSPNVSGGLMPHPRPQHPQHSHHSPRGPPGSTLAPRGTQAALKAEQDLKAKQRAEVLQSTHKFFSEQQQQQQQQLKAPQASKASRIDQGGKPPLDTSAPNHQTGGERPDSEKPSASTAKPIRTGPIKPQAIKPEEGK, from the exons ATGTCCGAGAAGTCAGGGCAGAGCACCAAGGCAAAGGATGGCAAAACAAAGTATGCAACCCTTAGCCTCTTCAACACCTACAAAGGCAAATCTCTGGAAACCCAGAAAACTGCAG TGGCTGCCAGACATGGGCTCCAGAGTTTGGGCAAAGTTGCTGTCAGCCGGCGCATGCCCCCTCCGGCCAACCTCCCCAGCCTGAAAGCAGAGAACAAGGGAAACGATCCCAACGTCAACATTGTCCCCAAAGACGGCAGTGGATGGGCATCTCGAACTGAAGCCGGGGAGGAGAG GCAACAGGAGACACCACCACCTCAAAACAAACCAGCAGTGGTCCAGCCACAGGACCTTTCTGTTGGGGGCAGTCGTTCCTGGGCAAACAGCAAGCAGACACAGCTAGACG GTTCTCCCCGTGTGAGCAGCCATTTTCACCAGGAGTTTCCCAGCTTGCAGGCGGCTGGTGAGGTCAAGGACGGTCAAGAAGAGGAGCCTTATGGACCAGGCCCAAGCCTTAGACCTCAAA ATGTTGGCAGTTGGCGTGAGGGTGGCGGCAGGAATTTGAACACTGCACCTAGCCCCCCGGAGATGGAGAACAGGGCTGTGGAGGAGGGTAGCACGGCCCCTGGTACCTCTACGCCACCTGTCGAAGCAGATGAACCTGGCCGAAACACAACCACTGATGGCCAAAGGGAGAAGAAGGATCCCAGGGAGAGGTTACCTCCCTCTGGCCCCCCTCAACCTAAAGTTAATGGAGGCCAACAGCCTCCTGCTGGCGTACCAACTCACTTTGACCCTGCTTTCAGGAGCATGATGCCACCTTAT ATGTTCCACGCCTATCCGCAAATGTCCTTTGGTGCAGGGCAGGGGAACTTCAGATACCCTGTACCACAAGATGGGGCAAA ggctCCTCGTTCAGCACGACCTCAGCAGCCACCCCCACAATCCTGGCTTCAAGACCCAGACAGACCCTCTATTATCAGTGCAACTGAACTGAAGGAACTCGACAACTTGGACACTGATGCTGATGAGGGCTGGGCAG GAGCTCAGATGGAGGTGGACTACACTGAGAAACTTAACTTCAGTGATGATGAGGAGAACCAAGCTGCTAAAGACAAGGGAGAAAACTg GGAATGGCTGGGTAAAGTGGATCGTATGAGAGCTCGGCCAACGGACGGTCAGGAGGGCTGGAAGGAGGGATCTGAGGACCGTGGAGGAAGTAAAGCTTCATGGGCTGAGAGTGTTGATCCCAGAGCCCCATCACCTGGGAGTATGGGGCAATATAATAAATCAGCTGCTACACAGGACTTTCAG GCTGGCAGTCGCTCTGGTGGTGGTGGAGCTCAGCGTGGGGGCAAAGCACAGGCTGCAGGGGCACCTGGTGCTGAGGAGGATTCTGAAGCCTGGCGGCAAAAACGGAAAAAGTCTTCTGAAATTTCTGAAGCTGTAGAGCGAGCAAGACggaggagagaggaagaggaacgCCGGATGGAGGAGCAACGACTTGCTGCTTGTGCTGAAAAACTTAAACGTTTAAATGAAAAACACCGCCAGGCTAATGAGGGCAAGCCTTCCCCTGCTCAGACCACCAATGATGAGGCAGGAGCTCCCCGTGAGGAAGCATCTTTATCAACTCCTCCTGTTTCTAGTCCTGCACCTTCAGTCCCAATTTCACAATCACAAGCCACAGTCATGCAGACTTCCTTACCTGAGAGAGGGGAGCGAGATAGAGCAGAACCAAATGCTGAGGAAGAGGTTCACCTGCCTCGTCAGCCCACCCCGCCTGTCCAGAGACCTGTAGCCTTAGCTCCAGAGCAGCCACAGGGCGAGGGAGAGACCTCCTTGGCTGAGGTTGGTCCCATAATGGACGAGAACCAAACTGATAGGACCTCAGTGCCAATCCGAGACTATTTTAACATGGAGGACAACAGAG tgGATGAGCCCCACATGTCTTTGCCTCACAAGGAAACCCCTGCTGGTGATGAAGTCCCTATTGCACAATCACCGCTGGAAGGGGAGGCAGCAGCTGCTATGCGTCCTTCTGTCATCTCAGGCTATTCCAAACAGTTTCAGAAGTCTTTACCACCTCGATTCCTCAGACAGCAG GAACAGATGAAGCAGCAGCAAtggcaacaacagcagcaacagcagagtGGGGGCTCTGTGTCTCCCTCAAGTGGTGGCAGCGTTCCAGCTgcccaacagcagcagcagcaacaacaacagcaccGCTCCATGTACCAACCCATAGGCCCTCACCACCAACACTTGGCCTCCATGGGATTTGATCCCCGTTGGCTTATGATGCAGTCCTACATGGACCCTCGGATGATGTCAGGCCGGCCACCTATGGACATGCCAACTAACATTCACCCTG GGAGGATGCCACCTAAGCAGATTGTACGCAGGGAGCCAGGGGACAACTCAAGCTCTAGCTCGGATTCATTTGACCACTTAACCCGACCAGTTCGTGACCACGGCCTGGCCTCAGACTCACGGATGGTCTGGGGATCAGACCCATACCCACAGTCAGAGCCATTACCTTCTGTGACTCCTCCAAAAGGAAGGGATGATAACAAGGAGCAAAg gaTGGATTCTGGTTTGGATCTGGACAGGGGTCTTCCAGCTATCTATCCCCAAGATCACGGTTCATTGGACTCTCGTAAAAGTAACTTCTTCCGGGACCCTTCAGAGTCTCTATCAGCATTTACGCAGGGCCCGGAAGACTTGCCAGGACCTCTTGACAGAGTCCCTGTAGGCACAGGTTTTGACCCAGAGGAGCCAGGCTTACCAAGTGGGGAGGAGGTAGAAGCTCTTGGCCAAGCCATGCTCCAGAGAAATGTCTCACAGGGCTCCAGCCACTCTCTTAAGCTTGAAGAGCCTAGGTTTGACGGGCTACCCCTGGGAACAAAATCACTAGAGATACAGGAAGCAGGGGAACGAACTGATGATAAGCCCCAGAATGAGCTCTACTCTCAGGCTGCTGTAACAAATAACAGAGCTACCCCTCCTGCTGATGGATTACACAAACAAGAGAAGTTGCCTCTGCCAGCACCCAGCAAGCAGAAGACTGAGCTGCGGTGGGGTGGAAGATCAGGAGCTGGACGCAGAGAAGGACCAGGAGGAGACAGACCTGCACGTAGATCTGGGCCAATAAAGAAACCTGTCTTAAGGGACATGAAAGAAGAGAGGGagcaaagagaagaaagagagaagcGTCATGAGAGAGGGGAAAGAGGGGATAGGCCCAAAAAGGAACAGTCGTCCAAAGCTCCATCTGCAGCTGCTGTTGTATCAGAAGACTCCAGGCCTCACGgtgagggaaagagagaaactgCAGAGGCGGAGGAAACTCCAACTGCCCATCAGAGGGCCAGAGACTCTCAGCCTTCTTCTGGGGCTCCCACCTCTTCTTCTCAGGAGGAGAAGGTGGAAAAGGCACCCAGCAATGAGAAACATCCAGAACCCAAACTGCCCTCTCGGAAAGAGTCCAACCTCCCTCCACGTTCCTACCGGCgagaggaaagagagagggggcgagaggaaagagagagggaacGAGAGCGGGAGAAGGAAATGGATAAGGACAGAGAGCGAGAATGGCCGGCAGACTCAAATTTCAAAGGTCGTGGTCGAGGGGAGTATTATTCCAGAGGACGAAGCTACCGTGGGACTTACAGTGGTAGAGGCAGGGGGAGTCGGGGTAGAAGCCGGGCAGAATACCCCTATCGAGAGCCCCGATCACGCTCAGATTTACCATCTGCTGCAGGTGCTGCTGCCTTTCGCAACAGGGAGGAAAGTGAAACGCGAAGTGAGAGCTCGGACTTTGAGGTTATACCAAAACGTAGGCGGCGCCGTGGTTCAGACACAGACTCTGAAAGTGAAGGCGGGAGGGAGTCTGCCAGTGATACTGGACCATCTGACCGTGAGCCTAGCACCAAACCTAGCCGTCCACTGAGAAGAGAGCTCCCTGGGGAGGGCCGCTCAGTATCTCACAAGCCAGGCTTTGGACCACCTCACATGGGGGAAAAGGTTGGATCAAGAGCAGATGATGAAAGCCGCCCCAAACCAGGATTCCTTCCTAAAGGAGAGCCTTCTCGGCGAGGAAGAGGGGGATTATACAGCAGACGAGGTGGAGCGAGGGAGCGTGGAGGCCCACGCTCAGCCCCTCTTAGACGACCAGCACCCAGAGAACCTTCGTCCCAGTGGCCCTCTAAACCCATGGAGACATTCAGGCCTGAAGATGCAGAGTCCACATCAAGATTTGACAATCCTCCTACTGACCGACGACCCCCAAAATCTGAGGGGAAGAAATTTGGGGAGGGGGGTCCTCAAAGTAGCAGAGAGAGGCCTCGTCGATCTAGACCAGCACGGCCCCCAAGGCAAGATAAACCGCCCCGCTTTAGGCGTTTAAAGGAGCGTGAGGCTGCAGTTTTGGCTAGTGGAGAGTCAGCCCCCAGTCCCCCTGTTTCTTTACCCTCAGtgcctcctgctgctgctgtgcccAGCACTGCAACTGCCCCAATCCCCCTCTCCCCAACTCTCTCTAGAGCTCCAGGAACCCCATTAACTGTGCCTGCAGAAACGGCAGCCTCTATGCCCACACCTGACCTGCCGTCTCCTTTAGAAGCGCCTTTGCCTGATACAAGTAGTCCCACTATTACTGCTGCTGGTACCAAGTCGCCTGATTTGTCAAATCAGAACTCGTCAGATCAGGCGAATGAGGAATGGGAAACTGCTTCTGAGAGCAGTGACTTTAATGAAAGGAGAGAGCGAGAAGAGAAGAAAGGAGCAGTGGAGCCTGCTAATGGAGCAGCTACAGCATCTGCACCAGCCCCTGCACCACCCCAGGGCTCTTTGACTCCCAGTAAAAGCTCACCTGATGGAGGGCTGACACCAAAACGTGATGGAGCTCCTGGAGCCAAGAGGAGCTTCTCGAGTCAGAGGCCTACAGAGAGACAGAATCGTAGAGGCAACAGTGGAGCCAAACCAGGGCGCAGCTACACAGGGGgcaagggagagaggagaggaggggccAAAGCTGGCCGCAAAGG CCCTGCAGCCCAGAACTCAGAGACAGCAGCGCTAGCACCTGGAGGAGCAGCCCAGCGACCTGCAAAAGAGCAGCCTGCGCGTCGCAAAGATGAAGCTAAGCAGGCCACCAAGAAGCCCAAGGAGAATGCTCTTTCTCAGTTTGATCTCAATAATTATGCCA GTGTTGTGATTATTGATGACCACCCAGAGGTTACCACCACAGAGGACCCACAGTCCAGTGCCAACGATGATGGTTTCACAGAGGTTGTCTCCCGAAAAcaacagaagcgtctgcaggaTGAAGAGAAACGGAAAAAAGAAGAGCAAACTACTCAG AACTGGGGTAAAAAAGGCCCCGgtgagaagagcagaggaagtggaggaaagcTGCCACCAAGATTTGCTAAAAAGCAGTCatcgcagcagcagcagcagcaacaacaacaggccCCTCAGTCTCAGCCTCCTGTAGCTGCTGCCCCCCAGGCCCAACAGCAGCCTTCAGTTCCTGCTGCCCAACATCCTCATCATGCCTCCTCCCAGCCTGCTGCTTCACCTCAGACTCTGGAAGGAACAGTGGCTCCTCTGCCTTCtgttccacctgctgctgcagacttcacgtcaaagagcctaCCCCCTGcacctgcacagacacacagtacTCTGGGTACTGAATTGTGGGAGAACAAGGTAGCGGGTGGTACCGTCCTTCCGGATGTCAAGAAGC TTGGTCCAATAAGCCCTCCCCAGCCACCTTCTGTGAGTGCCTGGAACAAACCTCTTACCTCCTTTACTGGTACTGTCTCCTCTGAG GGTATAAAGCCTGGAGCGGAGGGCAGCGTGGAGCTGGGGATAGACAGTATTCAGTTTGGAGCGCCATCATCTGCAGGCAGCACTGACAGTGATGGAGTTCCTGCATTGCTTGAAAGTGGCTCTGAAAACAAACTACCTGCTCCCAAAGAACAGAGACAGAAACAACCTCGAGCTGGCCCAATCAAAACACAGAAG CTACCAGAGATGGAACCAGTGGAAACCAAGGAGTACAAGCCAGGTCCCATTGGTAAAGAGCGCTCTCTAAAAAATCGTAAGGCCAAAGATGCACGTGGAGGAGAAGCTGATGGGATGGAGGGAGGAGTACCTGGAGGAGGTGCTAGCAGAGCAGCAGACTCCAGTCCTCCCACTAGCGACACCACAGTACCAGAGCTGGGTGGAGACATTGAGGGCATGATCACAGTCCCCTCAGCAGAGTACAACAGCAACTCTAAG GAGTCTGTCACTGACTATACCACCCCCTCCTCGTCGTTGGCCGACAGCGTTCCCACAGCAGGCAACAAAATGGAAGAGAGTTTAGTGGCCAAT GTGGCACTACCGCACTCATTGCCTCTCCCTCGCCGCGAGACCCTCCAGCAGAGCTCCAGTCTCAGTACAGTCTCTCCAGCTACTGTTGACCTAACACTAAAG ATGGAATCCGCACGCAAAGCATGGGAAAATTCTCCAAGTCTGGAGAAGAGTTCTCCTGTCACCACctcctcatcccccatcacctCCTGCGCTTCCTCAtactcctccttctcctcagcCTCCATGCCACAGATCCCGGTGGCTTCTGTTACCCCCAGTACCTCACTATCAG GCTCTGCCACTTATACGACATCGTCCCTCAGTACCAAAACCACCACAGCCTCTGACCCCCCTAACATCTGTAAGGTGAAGCCCCAGCAGCTGCAAGGTGGAAGCCTGTCCTCTTCTAGCAatagcagcagtagcagcagcttCTCTCAGCTTGGCTGTGTGCCTCCCCTCCTGCCCCAGCAACAGCAGACCCCACAGGTGTACGTCTCTCAGTCTGCAGCAG GTTCTGCAGCTCAGATTCCAGCCTTCTACATGGACACTAGCCACCTCTTCAGCACACCCCATCCTCGTTTGGCTCCTCCTTCCCTGGCGCAGCAGCAAGGTTTCCAGCCCGGCCTCTCACAG CCAACTGCCGTGCAGCAGATTCCCATCCCTATATATGCTCCTCTGCAAGGTCAGCCTCAGCATCAACACACTCATCAGGCTCAGCTAGGACTCAGCGCCGGCCCTCCAGTCTCACAGCCACAGGACCTCTTTAGCTCTTCACTGCAGCCTTACAG GTCCCAGCAGGCATTCATGCAGAGCAACTTATCACAGCCCTCTATGATGCTCTCAGGACCATCCCTCCACAGTTATCCTGGTGTGCAGGCACCTGAGCTGGGCAAGCCTCAGTCCAACTTGGCTTATCAACAACCCTCCTCCACCCAGCACATTCCCATTCTGTTTGAGCCGCAGCTGAACCAGCCCTCTGGCATGGGTGGGTCTCAGCTCATTGATACACACCTGCTGCAG ACTCGACAGGGAATGAATCAGCACTCGAACATGTACTCAGGGCAGGTGCAACAGCATGGTCAGAGTAGCTACTACAGCAACACACAGTCACCCAGTTCTGCAATGCAGCAG GTGACGGTCCCTCAGCTGTCCCTGCCTAACTTTGGCTCGGGTGGAGGCCAGCCCCTCTTGGCACTACCTCCCACTCCTCCCCAAACCCAGCCCCCCAATATCAACCGACAGCCCCCAGTCTCTCAGCCGTACCGAGGCATCATGGGCCCCAACCACAGCATGATGCAGCCTCCCACCAGCAAG ATGGACATGGATATGAAACTATTTGGCAGTGGGATGGACGTGAAGCCAGGGACTCCTCCTGTCAGCGGCAGGAGCACTACACCCACCTCTAGTCCTTACAG GGCCAGCTCCACCTCTCCTAGCAGCCAGTCAAGCAAGATTAACAGTATGCTCTACCAGAAGCAGTTTCAGCCCAGCTCTGCCGGCATGAGAATGACGCAGCACTTTCCTGGCCAGTTCAACCCACAG CTTCTGTCTCAGCCCAGCATAGTCTCTCCTCTGGTTCGCCCTCCTCATGCTAACTCCTTCGCTGGAGGTGTCCAGCGCTCTCCCATGGGCCCTCCAATGTCACCCAATGTAAGCGGTGGGCTCATGCCTCACCCCAGACCGCAGCACCCACAGCACAGCCACCACTCCCCACGGGGACCACCTGGCTCAACCCTTGCACCCAGAGGCACGCAAGCAGCTCTAAAGGCTGAACAGGACCTAAAG GCAAAGCAGCGGGCTGAGGTGCTCCAGTCCACTCACAAGTTCTTCTcagaacagcagcaacaacagcagcagcagctcaaggCCCCGCAAGCCAGCAAAGCATCTCGAATCGATCAAGGAGGAAAACCCCCGCTTGACACATCAGCTCCAAACCACCAGACAGGAGGCGAGCGCCCAGATTCTGAAAAACCCTCCGCATCCACGGCCAAGCCCATACGGACTGGCCCCATAAAGCCGCAGGCCATCAAACCAGAGGAGGGAAAGTAA